In Ancalomicrobiaceae bacterium S20, the following proteins share a genomic window:
- a CDS encoding ABC transporter ATP-binding protein: protein MPAEALQVEGLVAGWGDTVVLEDVGFAVPAGSRLAVLGRNGVGKTTLFSTIMGLARRRAGTIRLGDRELGRAKTSERARDGLGLVPQTRDIFRSLTVEENLRAGLKDRPVSALDEAYALFPRLAERRQNLGGQLSGGEQQMLSTARAILGEPTCLLLDEPLEGLAPVICDQLMDALHGLARSGKMTILLVEQQIDRALDFAEAVIVLERGRIVWSGAPAELRARPDVVERHLGVAGAH, encoded by the coding sequence ATGCCGGCTGAAGCCTTGCAGGTTGAAGGCCTCGTCGCCGGCTGGGGCGACACGGTGGTGCTCGAGGATGTCGGCTTCGCGGTTCCGGCCGGCAGCCGGCTTGCCGTGCTAGGCCGCAACGGCGTCGGCAAGACCACGCTGTTCTCGACCATCATGGGCCTCGCGCGCCGCCGTGCCGGCACGATCCGGCTCGGTGATCGCGAGCTCGGCCGCGCGAAAACGTCAGAGCGCGCCCGCGACGGTCTCGGCCTCGTGCCGCAGACCCGCGACATCTTCCGCTCGCTGACCGTCGAGGAGAACCTGCGCGCCGGCCTCAAGGACCGGCCCGTCTCGGCGCTCGACGAGGCCTACGCACTGTTCCCGCGCCTCGCCGAGCGGCGGCAGAACCTCGGCGGCCAGCTCTCCGGCGGCGAGCAGCAGATGCTGTCGACCGCCCGCGCGATCCTCGGAGAACCGACCTGCCTGCTGCTCGACGAGCCGCTCGAAGGCCTCGCGCCGGTGATCTGCGACCAGCTCATGGACGCTCTGCACGGTCTCGCCCGCTCGGGGAAGATGACCATCTTGCTGGTCGAACAGCAGATTGACCGCGCACTCGACTTCGCCGAGGCCGTGATCGTGCTCGAACGCGGCCGCATCGTCTGGTCCGGCGCGCCGGCCGAGCTGCGCGCCCGCCCGGATGTGGTCGAGCGCCATCTCGGCGTCGCCGGCGCGCATTGA
- a CDS encoding lyase family protein, producing MATAARTLPLDADAIEAAAAQAGNPAIPLVAALTAAVASVDDQAAGHVHKGATSQDVLDTATMLAMRATVEAMEARLDPLIARLADLATTHARTPMAGRTLMQQATPITFGFKVATWRAGLVRARTRLAGLTEDVLAVQFGGATGTLATLGTSGPAVRAGLALRLGLADPGTAWHGDRSRILDLGTTFVALIGAAAKLARDVMLMMQTEVGELTERGAGGSSAMPHKRNPVAALIAPAALGPASGLLAAIAGGLAQEHERAIGGWHAEWIALPTIATLTLAAIDRTADLVDRLEVDADAMRANLDRLGGLLGSEALSAAIAETEGRTRARRLVDAAVERSRAENRAFAAIVVEDPAIGAILGDRVSAILAHRDAIEAAAAAALDQIAGM from the coding sequence ATCGCCACGGCCGCACGGACCCTGCCGCTCGATGCGGATGCGATCGAGGCGGCGGCCGCGCAGGCCGGCAATCCGGCGATCCCGCTGGTCGCGGCGCTCACCGCGGCGGTGGCTTCGGTCGACGACCAGGCCGCCGGTCACGTCCACAAGGGCGCGACCAGCCAGGACGTGCTCGACACCGCCACGATGCTGGCCATGCGCGCGACCGTCGAGGCCATGGAGGCCCGGCTCGATCCGCTGATCGCCCGCCTCGCCGACCTCGCGACGACCCACGCGCGGACGCCCATGGCCGGCCGCACGCTGATGCAGCAGGCGACCCCGATCACCTTCGGCTTCAAGGTCGCCACCTGGCGCGCCGGCCTCGTGCGCGCCCGCACGCGCCTCGCCGGCCTGACCGAGGACGTGCTCGCCGTGCAGTTCGGCGGCGCGACCGGCACGCTCGCGACGCTCGGCACGTCCGGTCCGGCGGTCCGCGCCGGCCTCGCCCTGCGCCTCGGCCTCGCCGATCCGGGCACCGCCTGGCACGGCGACCGCAGCCGCATCCTCGACCTCGGCACCACCTTCGTCGCCCTGATCGGCGCGGCCGCAAAGCTCGCCCGCGACGTCATGCTGATGATGCAGACCGAGGTCGGCGAACTCACGGAGCGCGGCGCCGGCGGCTCCTCCGCCATGCCGCACAAGCGAAACCCGGTCGCCGCCCTGATCGCCCCCGCCGCGCTTGGCCCGGCGAGCGGACTTCTGGCCGCGATCGCCGGCGGTCTGGCGCAGGAGCACGAGCGCGCGATCGGCGGCTGGCACGCCGAGTGGATCGCGCTACCGACCATCGCGACGCTGACGCTCGCCGCCATCGACCGGACGGCGGATCTGGTCGACCGGCTGGAGGTCGACGCGGATGCAATGCGCGCCAATCTCGACCGCCTCGGTGGGCTCCTCGGCTCGGAGGCGCTGTCGGCCGCCATCGCCGAGACCGAGGGCCGGACCCGTGCGCGGCGGCTGGTCGATGCGGCCGTCGAGCGATCGCGAGCCGAGAACCGCGCCTTCGCCGCGATCGTCGTCGAAGATCCGGCCATCGGTGCGATCCTCGGCGACCGTGTCTCCGCCATCCTGGCGCATCGCGACGCGATCGAGGCAGCCGCCGCAGCGGCGCTCGATCAGATTGCCGGCATGTGA
- a CDS encoding ABC transporter ATP-binding protein, giving the protein MTAHPPALSVRGLNRAFGGLVVAADIDVELARGDRVALIGPNGAGKTTFVNLVSGVLKPSAGRILIDGEDVTARSDVERARRGLVRSFQVSRLFHDLTVREHIELAALQRLGRTDRLFAAIGRMRDIREDVDKLAEDLGLVDVIDRRVETIAYGQQRLVDIAMSLALRPKVLLLDEPAAGVPRPESERILAAIDRLPADIAVLMIEHDMDLVFRFAARVVVLAAGRVVFTGTPAETATDARVRAAYLGSYGQEGARHAG; this is encoded by the coding sequence ATGACCGCGCACCCGCCCGCCCTGTCCGTCCGCGGTCTCAACCGCGCTTTCGGCGGCCTCGTGGTCGCCGCCGATATCGACGTCGAGCTCGCGCGCGGTGACCGCGTCGCGCTGATCGGCCCGAACGGCGCCGGCAAGACCACCTTCGTCAATCTGGTCTCCGGCGTGTTGAAGCCCTCCGCCGGCCGCATCCTGATCGACGGCGAGGATGTCACCGCGCGCTCCGATGTCGAGCGCGCCCGGCGCGGCCTGGTGCGCTCGTTCCAGGTCAGCCGGCTGTTCCACGATCTGACCGTGCGCGAGCACATCGAGCTCGCCGCGCTCCAGCGCCTCGGCCGCACCGATCGCCTGTTCGCCGCGATCGGGCGCATGCGCGACATCCGCGAGGACGTCGACAAGCTCGCCGAGGATCTCGGCCTCGTCGACGTGATCGACCGGCGCGTCGAGACGATCGCCTACGGCCAGCAACGCCTCGTCGACATCGCCATGTCGCTGGCGCTGCGGCCCAAGGTGCTGCTGCTCGACGAGCCGGCCGCCGGCGTGCCGCGCCCGGAGAGCGAGCGCATCCTCGCCGCGATCGACCGGCTGCCGGCCGATATCGCCGTGCTGATGATCGAGCACGACATGGACCTCGTGTTCCGCTTCGCGGCCCGGGTCGTCGTGCTCGCCGCCGGCCGGGTGGTCTTCACCGGCACCCCGGCCGAGACCGCGACCGACGCCCGTGTCCGCGCCGCCTATCTCGGCTCCTACGGTCAGGAAGGGGCCCGCCATGCCGGCTGA